Proteins encoded by one window of Elusimicrobiota bacterium:
- a CDS encoding TolC family protein — MRASFAPLAALLLLPLAARASDGGALTWEASVAAAAAANPSLASSRLSVDASRTSYYSSFNGFLPSLSLSNSVSESDSSRKPTYSASASAGLTLFSAGKAASIRSASAALSSAEASLRAASAGLRAALRQTFSALLFAQASLETSRRIAVIRRHDAELVGLRYEAGRESKGNMLRARAQALQADYAVVAAERDVRSFQRDMSRQLGREGFEAFVATGAFASAPPPARPDDFRALLPLRTDVAIAEASVRSSKASLDSANSVFWPTLSASYSRTRSGVAEFPNRTNGWNAGASLSYALFGGGPAAAYLDTKASRLGYERTQSDLSAARQSALSDLETAWSNYADASDQVLVSDALLAAARQRNDEADVRYGSGLMSFEIWEGIVSERVSAERQALSSRRAAMDAETAWHRALGRALGE; from the coding sequence ATGCGCGCTAGCTTCGCCCCCCTCGCGGCGCTGCTGCTCCTCCCGCTCGCCGCGCGCGCGTCCGACGGCGGCGCGCTCACGTGGGAGGCCAGCGTGGCCGCGGCCGCGGCGGCCAACCCGTCGCTGGCCTCCTCGCGCCTGAGCGTGGACGCCAGCCGGACCTCGTACTACTCCTCGTTCAACGGCTTCCTCCCGTCCCTGTCCCTGTCGAACTCGGTCTCGGAGTCCGACTCCTCCCGCAAGCCGACCTACTCGGCGAGCGCCTCGGCCGGGCTCACCTTGTTCAGCGCCGGCAAGGCGGCCTCGATCCGTTCCGCCTCGGCCGCGCTGAGCTCCGCCGAGGCGTCGCTGCGCGCGGCCTCCGCCGGCCTGCGGGCGGCTTTGCGCCAGACCTTCTCGGCCCTGCTCTTCGCCCAGGCCTCCCTCGAGACCTCCCGCCGCATCGCCGTCATCCGCCGCCACGACGCGGAGCTCGTGGGCCTGCGCTACGAGGCGGGGCGCGAATCGAAGGGCAACATGCTCCGGGCGAGGGCCCAGGCGCTGCAGGCCGACTACGCCGTGGTCGCGGCGGAGCGCGACGTGCGCTCCTTCCAGCGCGACATGTCGCGCCAGCTCGGCCGCGAGGGCTTCGAGGCCTTCGTCGCGACCGGCGCCTTCGCCTCGGCGCCCCCTCCCGCGCGTCCGGACGATTTCCGCGCTCTCCTCCCTTTGCGCACCGACGTCGCGATCGCGGAGGCGTCCGTGCGCTCCTCGAAGGCGTCGCTCGACTCGGCGAACTCGGTGTTCTGGCCGACCCTGTCGGCGAGCTACAGCCGCACCCGCTCCGGCGTCGCCGAGTTCCCGAACCGGACCAACGGCTGGAACGCCGGCGCGAGCCTGAGCTACGCCCTGTTCGGCGGGGGCCCGGCCGCGGCGTATCTCGACACGAAGGCCTCGCGCCTCGGCTACGAACGGACGCAGTCCGACCTGTCGGCCGCACGCCAGTCCGCGTTGTCCGACCTCGAGACGGCCTGGTCCAACTACGCCGACGCCTCGGACCAGGTGCTCGTCTCGGACGCCCTGCTCGCCGCCGCGCGGCAGCGCAACGACGAGGCCGACGTCCGCTACGGCTCGGGACTGATGAGCTTTGAGATCTGGGAAGGCATCGTGTCCGAGCGCGTGTCCGCGGAGAGGCAGGCCCTCTCCTCGAGACGCGCCGCCATGGACGCCGAGACCGCCTGGCACCGCGCCCTGGGACGGGCGCTCGGAGAATGA
- a CDS encoding efflux RND transporter periplasmic adaptor subunit — MKRAIIAVVVAAAAGGGVWKYKTAASKSGRENRGRSVEAVLGPIEQSIDATGSVAPENRVEIKPPVGGRVEKLLVDEGDKVRNGQVVAWISSTDRNAILDAARAQGPEAVKKWEDAYKPTAVFASLPGEVILRNVVVGQAVDGGTVLFAVADTLIVNAQVDESDIGKIRIGQKARIRLDSYPDKPVAGKVFDILYEGKNVSNVITYGVKVRPDSVPPFFRSQMTANVSFLIKRKEDAVLVPVAAVKDAPGGKRAVSIPSAEKGAKPETREVKTGIETDDQIEIVEGLAAGEKVLVGASRYVAQKAPEASPLSSLPGRMGRGGAQQGAAPKPKRGAAGGAAPAVPGGSR, encoded by the coding sequence ATGAAGCGCGCCATCATCGCCGTCGTCGTCGCCGCCGCGGCCGGAGGAGGCGTCTGGAAATACAAGACGGCGGCCTCGAAGTCCGGACGCGAGAACCGGGGCCGTTCCGTCGAAGCCGTCCTCGGCCCGATCGAGCAGTCGATCGACGCGACGGGCTCGGTCGCGCCGGAGAACCGCGTGGAGATCAAGCCTCCGGTCGGCGGCCGCGTCGAGAAGCTGCTCGTCGACGAGGGCGACAAGGTCCGCAACGGCCAGGTCGTGGCCTGGATCAGCTCGACCGACCGCAACGCCATCCTCGACGCCGCGCGCGCGCAGGGGCCCGAGGCGGTCAAGAAATGGGAGGACGCCTACAAGCCGACCGCGGTGTTCGCCTCGCTCCCCGGGGAGGTCATCCTGCGCAACGTGGTCGTCGGCCAGGCGGTGGACGGGGGCACGGTCCTCTTCGCGGTGGCCGACACCTTGATCGTCAACGCGCAGGTCGACGAGTCCGACATCGGCAAGATCAGGATAGGCCAGAAGGCCCGCATCCGCCTCGATTCCTATCCCGACAAGCCGGTCGCCGGCAAGGTGTTCGACATCCTCTACGAGGGCAAGAACGTCTCGAACGTGATCACCTACGGCGTCAAGGTCCGTCCCGACTCGGTGCCCCCCTTCTTCCGTTCGCAGATGACGGCGAACGTGAGCTTCCTGATCAAGCGCAAGGAGGACGCGGTCCTCGTCCCCGTCGCGGCGGTCAAGGACGCTCCCGGCGGCAAGCGCGCCGTGTCGATCCCCTCCGCGGAGAAGGGCGCGAAGCCGGAGACGCGCGAGGTGAAGACGGGCATCGAGACCGACGATCAGATCGAGATCGTCGAGGGTCTCGCGGCCGGCGAAAAGGTCCTGGTCGGGGCGAGCCGCTACGTCGCCCAGAAGGCTCCCGAGGCGAGCCCCTTGTCCTCGCTGCCCGGACGCATGGGCCGCGGCGGCGCCCAGCAGGGCGCGGCGCCCAAGCCGAAGCGGGGCGCGGCGGGCG
- a CDS encoding zf-HC2 domain-containing protein, giving the protein MTHEKIRESLSEWLDGELDPAASAAVAAHLDACSACRTEAGRLRRLGAALFEAPVPADPRANEAFVARVMARVEADSVPVWERFAARVLAPALGLALAGLVFAIAMPDPDEDAPLGVAAASADAGSAFEAAP; this is encoded by the coding sequence ATGACACACGAGAAGATCCGGGAGAGTCTGAGCGAGTGGCTCGACGGCGAGCTCGACCCCGCCGCGAGCGCGGCGGTGGCGGCCCATCTCGACGCCTGCTCCGCCTGCAGGACGGAGGCCGGCCGCCTCCGCCGGCTCGGCGCCGCGCTGTTCGAGGCTCCCGTCCCCGCGGACCCGCGCGCGAACGAGGCCTTCGTCGCCCGCGTGATGGCCCGCGTCGAGGCGGACTCGGTCCCGGTCTGGGAGCGGTTCGCCGCCCGGGTGCTGGCCCCCGCGCTCGGCCTGGCCCTGGCCGGGCTCGTGTTCGCGATCGCGATGCCCGACCCGGACGAGGACGCCCCGCTCGGCGTCGCCGCGGCGTCCGCGGACGCCGGATCCGCCTTCGAGGCGGCGCCGTGA
- a CDS encoding sigma-70 family RNA polymerase sigma factor, whose translation MTETADGELARSAAAGDGDAFAELVRRHAPRVRALCAATLGGPGEAEDAAQESFLKAYRALSRYSGEASFGTWLHRIAVNHCLDVLRAAGRRRTDSLEALREADSAALDRALSEPSSAQALEDRDTVDRLLSRLPPEQRLALTLREAEGLTYEEIAAAMSCSLDSVKARIRRARAELAAMARHFPGADIV comes from the coding sequence ATGACGGAGACCGCGGACGGCGAGCTCGCGAGGAGCGCGGCGGCCGGCGACGGCGACGCGTTCGCCGAGCTCGTCCGGCGGCACGCGCCGCGGGTGAGGGCGCTGTGCGCGGCGACGCTCGGCGGCCCCGGCGAGGCCGAGGACGCGGCGCAGGAGTCCTTCCTGAAGGCGTACCGCGCGCTCTCCCGGTATTCCGGCGAGGCGTCCTTCGGCACCTGGCTGCACCGCATCGCGGTCAATCATTGCCTCGACGTCCTGCGCGCCGCGGGCCGCCGCCGCACCGACTCGCTCGAGGCGCTGCGCGAGGCCGACTCGGCGGCGCTGGACCGCGCGCTGTCCGAGCCCTCCTCGGCCCAGGCCCTCGAGGACCGCGACACCGTCGACCGCCTGCTCTCGCGCCTGCCTCCCGAGCAGCGCCTCGCGCTGACCCTGCGCGAGGCGGAGGGCCTGACCTACGAGGAGATCGCGGCGGCCATGTCCTGCTCGCTCGACTCGGTGAAGGCGCGCATACGCCGCGCGCGGGCCGAACTGGCCGCGATGGCGCGACACTTTCCGGGCGCGGATATCGTCTAA
- a CDS encoding efflux RND transporter permease subunit — MTLSDLSIKNPVFAWMLMFALMIFGWIGYGRMGVSQMPDVDFPIVNIAVSWEGAAPEIMETEVVDIIEDAVTSVQGVKEITSSSKLGNATITIEFELDRGIDVALQEVQTKIAQAQQRLPKDMDPAIVTKVNPEDNPIMWLALSGDVPVKDLMVYAQDHLKNRFQTVPGVGEVLLGGLVPRNLRVWLDADKMRARQITVEDILAAIRREHAEVPAGQIETDVKEFNVRTLGEISDPNQFGELLITQRGGAPIHIPIALKEVARIEDGLADVRRISRVGLKRAVGLGIRKQRGANAVEIATRIRKKMEETKGSLPKGMSLGVRFDSTKFIKESVSNLTHHLLLAAVLTSLVCWLFLGSWSSTLNVLLAIPTAVLGTFIVTYFLGFTLNSFTLLGLTLSIGIIVDDAIMVLENIVRHRELGQDKLTGAVFGAREITFAAMAATVAVLAIFMPVVFMKGIIGKFFFQFGVTISAAVSFSLLEALTLAPMRCSQFLEVGGHGNALIRAVDAGFAWCASAYRRRLEWTLAHRWTVVGFGVLFFAASLISVKKIRKEFVPAQDQGMFLIRMETPVGSSFEYTDAKFKEAETWMMKNPAVDGYYSAVGGFQGGEVNAGMLFVTLKDLPDRGLNGAGRTTTQGDVMKDTRKALNAIPTLRALILDLSQGGFSASRGFPIEFTIRGPDWDTLIKTAVEFKGRLEKTGSLLDVDTDYKSGMPEVRIYPDRAKAYLRGVSIESIGTTINAMIGGVRAGLFTDSGRRYDVRVRTEAKHRLAPEDINKFYVRNNRGEMIRLSEVVRLETKPSLLAITRKDRERAIGIYANVVPGKSQAQILADIEKLGKETLPDGYHLVFSGSSKTFKESFQSLLFALVLGILVAYMVLGAQFNSFVHPVTVLLALPFSLSGAFLTLWAFDKSLNINSMIGLLLLMGIVKKNSILLVDFTNQRRDEGLEPRAALLDACPVRLRPILMTSIATISAAVPTALARGAGSEATVPMALSLIGGVSVSTLLTLFVVPAAYSLFVRIESGKAQSTHAAVIRAVRQAARAEDERVNAGH; from the coding sequence GTGACCTTATCCGACCTTTCGATCAAGAACCCCGTCTTCGCGTGGATGCTGATGTTCGCCCTCATGATATTCGGCTGGATCGGCTACGGCCGCATGGGCGTCTCCCAGATGCCGGACGTGGACTTCCCCATCGTCAACATCGCGGTCTCGTGGGAGGGCGCGGCGCCTGAGATCATGGAGACCGAGGTCGTCGACATCATCGAGGACGCCGTCACCTCCGTGCAGGGCGTCAAGGAGATCACCTCCTCGTCGAAGCTCGGCAACGCCACGATCACGATCGAGTTCGAGCTCGACCGCGGCATCGACGTCGCCCTGCAGGAGGTCCAGACCAAGATCGCCCAGGCCCAGCAGCGCCTGCCCAAGGACATGGACCCGGCCATCGTCACGAAGGTCAACCCGGAGGACAACCCCATCATGTGGCTGGCGCTGTCCGGCGACGTGCCGGTCAAGGACCTGATGGTCTACGCGCAGGACCACCTCAAGAACCGCTTCCAGACCGTGCCCGGCGTCGGCGAGGTCCTGCTCGGAGGCCTCGTGCCCCGCAACCTCCGGGTCTGGCTCGACGCGGACAAGATGCGCGCCCGGCAGATCACGGTGGAGGACATCCTCGCGGCGATCCGCCGCGAGCACGCCGAGGTCCCGGCCGGCCAGATCGAGACCGACGTCAAGGAGTTCAACGTCCGCACGCTCGGCGAGATATCCGATCCGAATCAATTCGGCGAACTCCTCATAACCCAGCGCGGCGGCGCCCCGATCCACATCCCGATAGCGCTCAAGGAAGTGGCTCGCATCGAGGACGGCCTCGCGGACGTGCGCCGCATCTCTCGCGTGGGCCTCAAGCGCGCCGTCGGCCTCGGCATCCGCAAGCAGCGCGGCGCCAACGCCGTCGAGATCGCCACGCGCATCCGGAAGAAGATGGAGGAGACGAAGGGCAGCCTGCCCAAGGGCATGAGCCTCGGCGTGCGCTTCGACTCGACGAAATTCATCAAGGAGTCGGTGAGCAACCTCACGCACCACCTGCTCCTCGCGGCGGTGCTGACGTCGCTGGTGTGCTGGCTGTTCCTCGGCTCCTGGTCTTCCACCTTGAACGTCCTGCTGGCGATCCCGACCGCCGTGCTCGGCACCTTCATCGTGACCTACTTCCTCGGGTTCACGCTGAACTCCTTCACCTTGCTCGGGCTCACCCTCTCCATCGGCATCATCGTCGACGACGCGATCATGGTGCTGGAGAACATCGTGCGCCACCGCGAGCTCGGCCAGGACAAGCTCACCGGCGCCGTGTTCGGCGCCCGCGAGATCACCTTCGCCGCGATGGCCGCGACGGTCGCCGTGCTGGCGATCTTCATGCCCGTCGTGTTCATGAAGGGCATCATCGGCAAGTTCTTCTTCCAGTTCGGCGTGACGATCTCGGCGGCGGTGTCGTTCTCCCTGCTCGAGGCGCTGACGCTCGCCCCGATGCGCTGCTCCCAGTTCCTCGAGGTCGGCGGCCACGGCAACGCCCTGATCCGCGCGGTCGACGCGGGCTTCGCGTGGTGCGCCTCGGCGTACCGGCGCCGGCTCGAGTGGACGCTCGCCCATCGCTGGACCGTCGTCGGCTTCGGCGTGCTGTTCTTCGCCGCTTCGCTGATCAGCGTCAAGAAGATCCGCAAGGAGTTCGTGCCCGCGCAGGACCAGGGCATGTTCCTCATCCGCATGGAGACGCCCGTGGGCTCCTCGTTCGAGTACACCGACGCGAAGTTCAAGGAAGCCGAGACCTGGATGATGAAAAACCCGGCCGTCGACGGCTACTACTCGGCGGTCGGCGGTTTCCAGGGCGGCGAGGTCAACGCCGGCATGCTGTTCGTCACGCTCAAGGACCTCCCGGACCGCGGGCTGAACGGGGCGGGAAGGACGACCACCCAGGGCGACGTGATGAAGGACACCCGGAAGGCCCTGAACGCGATCCCCACCTTGCGCGCCCTGATCCTGGACCTGTCCCAGGGCGGGTTCTCCGCCTCGCGCGGCTTTCCCATCGAGTTCACGATCCGCGGACCGGACTGGGACACCTTGATCAAGACCGCCGTCGAGTTCAAGGGACGCCTGGAGAAGACCGGCTCGCTGCTCGACGTGGACACCGACTACAAGAGCGGCATGCCCGAGGTCCGAATTTATCCCGACCGCGCGAAAGCTTACTTAAGAGGCGTCTCCATCGAGTCGATCGGGACGACGATCAACGCGATGATCGGCGGCGTGCGCGCCGGATTGTTCACCGACAGCGGCCGCCGCTACGACGTGCGCGTGCGGACCGAGGCGAAGCACCGCCTCGCGCCCGAGGACATCAACAAGTTCTACGTGCGCAACAACCGGGGCGAGATGATCCGCCTCTCCGAGGTCGTCCGCCTCGAGACGAAGCCCTCCCTGCTCGCGATCACGCGCAAGGACCGCGAGCGCGCGATCGGCATCTACGCCAACGTCGTCCCGGGCAAGTCGCAGGCCCAGATCCTGGCCGACATCGAGAAGCTGGGCAAGGAGACCTTGCCGGACGGCTACCACCTCGTGTTCTCCGGCTCGTCGAAGACCTTCAAGGAGTCGTTCCAGAGCCTGCTGTTCGCCTTGGTCCTCGGCATCCTCGTCGCGTACATGGTCCTCGGCGCGCAGTTCAACAGCTTCGTCCACCCGGTCACGGTCCTGCTGGCGCTCCCGTTCAGCCTCTCCGGCGCCTTCCTGACCTTGTGGGCGTTCGACAAGAGCCTCAACATCAACTCGATGATCGGCCTGCTCCTGCTGATGGGCATCGTGAAGAAGAACTCGATCCTGCTCGTCGACTTCACGAACCAGCGCCGCGACGAGGGCCTCGAGCCCCGGGCGGCGCTGCTCGACGCCTGCCCGGTGCGCCTGCGCCCCATCCTGATGACCTCGATCGCGACGATCTCCGCCGCGGTCCCGACGGCGCTGGCGCGCGGCGCCGGCTCCGAGGCCACCGTGCCGATGGCGCTGTCGCTCATCGGCGGCGTCAGCGTGTCGACGCTCCTGACCTTGTTCGTCGTTCCGGCCGCGTACAGCCTGTTCGTCCGCATCGAGAGCGGCAAGGCCCAGTCGACCCACGCGGCGGTGATCCGCGCGGTGCGCCAGGCCGCGCGGGCCGAGGACGAGCGCGTGAACGCGGGGCATTGA